GTCCAGGAACCACCGGTCGTGCGAGATCACCACGGCGCAGCCCGGGAACTCGAGCAGCGCGTCCTCCATCGACTGCAGGGTCTCGACGTCCAGGTCGTTGGTCGGCTCGTCGAGGAGCAGCAGGTTGCCGCCCATCTTCAGCGTCAGGGCCAGGTTCAGCCGGTTCCGCTCACCGCCGGAGAGCACCCCCGAGGGCTTCTGCTGGTCCGGGCCCTTGAAGCCGAAGGAGGCGACGTAGGCCCGCGACGGGACCTCGAAGCTGCCGACCTTGATGTAGTCGAGGCCGTCGGACACGAGCTCCCAGACGTTCTTCGTCTCGTCCAGGCCGGAGCGGCTCTGGTCGACGTAGGAGTACTTGACCGTCTCGCCGATCCGCAGCGCACCGGCGTCCGGGGTCTCCTCCCCCACGATCATCCGGAACAGCGTGGACTTGCCCACACCGTTCGGGCCGACGACGCCGACGATGCCCGCCCGCGGCAGCGAGAAGCTGAGGCCGTCGAACAGCAGCCGGTCGCCGAAGCCCTTGACCAGCTTGTCCGCGTCCAGCACGGTGCTGCCCAGCCGCGGGCCGGCCGGGATGTTGATCTCCTCGAAGTCCAGCTTGCGGTTGCGGTCGGCCTCGGCCGCCATCTCCTCGTAGCGGGCCAGCCGGGCCTTGTTCTTGGCCTGCCGCGCCTTCGGGTTGGCGCGGGCCCACTCCAGCTCGCGCTCGAGGATCTTGGCGCGCTTGGCGTCCCGCTTGCCCTCGACCTGCAGCCGGGCCCGCTTGGAGTCCAGGTAGGTCGAGTAGTTGCCCTCGTAGGGGTGGGTCTTGCCGCGGTCGATCTCGAGGATCCACTCGGCGACGTTGTCCAGGAAGTACCGGTCGTGGGTCACGGCCAGGACGGCGCCGGCGTAGGACTTGAGGTGGCCCTCCAGCCAGTGCACCGACTCGGCGTCCAGGTGGTTGGTGGGCTCGTCGAGCAGCAGCAGGTCGGGCTGCTGCAGGAGCAGCTTGCACAGGGCCACCCGGCGGCGCTCACCACCGGAGAGGATGTCCACCAGCGCGTCCGGCGGCGGGCAGCGGAGCGCGTCCATCGCCTGCTCCAGCTGGGAGTCGATGTCCCAGGCGTTGCGGTTGTCGAGCTCGGTCTGCACGTCGCCCATCTCGGCCATCAGGGCGTCGAAGTCGGCGTCGGGCTCGCCCATGGCGACCCCCAGCTCGTCCATCCGGCGCTGCAGCGCCTTGATGTCGGCGACGGCCTCCTCGACGTTCTCGAGCACCGTCTTGCCCTCGGTCAGCGGCGGCTCCTGCAGCAGGATGCCGACCGTCGCCTCCTTGGCCAGCATCGTGTCGCCGTTGTTGGGCTTCTCGATCCCGGCCATCAGCTTGAGCAGCGTCGACTTGCCGGTGCCGTTGGGGCCGACGACGCCGATCTTCGCGCCCGGGTAGAAGGACAGGGTGATGTTGTCGAGGACGACCTTGTCACCGAGCGCCTTGCGGACGTTGTGCATCGAGTAGATGAACTCAGGCATGAGGAGCCGGACCTTTGCTGTCGCGTGCGGGGGTGGTGCGGTGTCGTGGGGGCGGGGCCGTGTCGTGGGTCGGGGCGCGACGGTGGACGGCGACCCGCAGCCGCCCAGTATGCCAGCGCGAGGTGACCGGCTCGACCTCGAGCCGGCCGGCCGCGCGCGGGGCACCCGGTGCGCGTCGAGGCACCCCCTGGAGAGGGTGCCTCGACGGCGACGGGGTGCCCGGGAGGCTCAGCCGAGGTGCGCGGCCGGCTCGGTCGCGCCGAACCTCCGCCGGTCGACCCGGATCATCGTCCAGGCCACGGGCGCGGCGACGACGAGGCCGATCGCGGCGGAGCGGAACACCCAGGCGTAGCCGTCGACGAGGGCGGCGAGGTCGGGGCCCTGCGCGCCCGCGGCCGCGGTGACCACGGCGGCGTAGACCGCGGTGAACACGGCCGTGCCGATCGAGCCGCCGATCTGCTGGGTGGCGGTCACGGCGGCGCTGGCGACGCCGGCGTCCCGCGGCTCGATGCCGAGCAGCGCGACGTTCTGCAGCGGCACGAAGACGAGCGCCATGCCGACGCCCAGCAGCAGCTGGCCGGGCAGCACCTGCGCGGCGTAGGAGCCGTCGACGGTGATCCGGCTCATCACCAGCAGGCCGGTGGCGGCGACGAGCGGACCCGCCGTCATCAGGACGCGCGGCCCGACCGTGCCCAGCAGCTTCGAGACGACCGGCGCCGTGAACACGATGGCGCCGGTCATGGGCAGCGAGGACAGGCCGGCCCGCAGCGGCGTCATGCCGAGGACCAGCTGGAAGTGGAAGGTGAGGTACAGCAGGGCGCCGATGAGGGCGGCCCCGACCAGGACGGACACCAGGTAGGCGCCGCCCCGGGTGCGGTCGGCCAGGACGCGCATCGGCAGCAGCGCGTGCGCGGTGCGGCTCTCGACCCGCACGAACGCGGCGAGCAGCAGGACGCCGAGCACCAGGAAGGTCACGGTGTCCCAGCGGCCCCAGCCGCCCTCGGCGCGGGAGAAGCCGTAGACGAGCGACGCGAGCCCGGCCGTCACCAGCACCGCGCCCGGCACGTCGTAGCGGTTGTGACCCTCGGCCCGGCTCTCCTGGAGCAGCGGCAGGGCGGCCACGATGGCCACCACCGCGATCGGGACGTTGACCAGCAGGCACCAGTGCCAGCTCAGGAACTCGGTCAGCACGCCGCCCAGCACGAGGCCCACCGCGGCGCCACCGCCGCCGATGGTGCCGTAGACCGCGAAGGCGCGGACGCGGTCGCGGCCCGAGGGGAACGTGACCGACAGGACGGCCAGTGCCGCCGGGGCGAGCAGCGCGGCGAAGGCGCCCTGCAGCCCGCGGGCGGCCAGCAGCATCTCTCCGGAGGTGGCCACCCCGCCGAGGGCGGAGGCCAGCGCGAAACCGCCCATGCCGACGATGAACGAGCGCTTGCGCCCCCAGAAGTCGGCGATCCGGCCGCCGAGCAGCAGGAGGGCGCCGAATGCGAGCGCGTAGACCGTCACGACCGCGCCCCGCTGCCCGTCGGACATGCCCAGGTCGGCCTGCGCGGCCGGCAGCGCGATGTTGACGATGGTGGCGTCGAGCACGACGGTGAGC
The window above is part of the Friedmanniella luteola genome. Proteins encoded here:
- the ettA gene encoding energy-dependent translational throttle protein EttA, translated to MPEFIYSMHNVRKALGDKVVLDNITLSFYPGAKIGVVGPNGTGKSTLLKLMAGIEKPNNGDTMLAKEATVGILLQEPPLTEGKTVLENVEEAVADIKALQRRMDELGVAMGEPDADFDALMAEMGDVQTELDNRNAWDIDSQLEQAMDALRCPPPDALVDILSGGERRRVALCKLLLQQPDLLLLDEPTNHLDAESVHWLEGHLKSYAGAVLAVTHDRYFLDNVAEWILEIDRGKTHPYEGNYSTYLDSKRARLQVEGKRDAKRAKILERELEWARANPKARQAKNKARLARYEEMAAEADRNRKLDFEEINIPAGPRLGSTVLDADKLVKGFGDRLLFDGLSFSLPRAGIVGVVGPNGVGKSTLFRMIVGEETPDAGALRIGETVKYSYVDQSRSGLDETKNVWELVSDGLDYIKVGSFEVPSRAYVASFGFKGPDQQKPSGVLSGGERNRLNLALTLKMGGNLLLLDEPTNDLDVETLQSMEDALLEFPGCAVVISHDRWFLDRVATHILAWEGDDEDQAQWFWFEGNYADYEANKIARLGAEAARPHRATHRRLTRG
- a CDS encoding MFS transporter, which translates into the protein MSVSTRLRTSSDGTDTAAPAGRRRWLVLLVVALAQLTVVLDATIVNIALPAAQADLGMSDGQRGAVVTVYALAFGALLLLGGRIADFWGRKRSFIVGMGGFALASALGGVATSGEMLLAARGLQGAFAALLAPAALAVLSVTFPSGRDRVRAFAVYGTIGGGGAAVGLVLGGVLTEFLSWHWCLLVNVPIAVVAIVAALPLLQESRAEGHNRYDVPGAVLVTAGLASLVYGFSRAEGGWGRWDTVTFLVLGVLLLAAFVRVESRTAHALLPMRVLADRTRGGAYLVSVLVGAALIGALLYLTFHFQLVLGMTPLRAGLSSLPMTGAIVFTAPVVSKLLGTVGPRVLMTAGPLVAATGLLVMSRITVDGSYAAQVLPGQLLLGVGMALVFVPLQNVALLGIEPRDAGVASAAVTATQQIGGSIGTAVFTAVYAAVVTAAAGAQGPDLAALVDGYAWVFRSAAIGLVVAAPVAWTMIRVDRRRFGATEPAAHLG